The Methanosarcina barkeri str. Wiesmoor DNA segment TCGGCGAAAATTGATTATTTTTGATAAGATATTCTATAATATCTATAAACTGTTGAGGAGTAAAAAACATAGATAGTAAATATCTTTCTAAATCATCAAGACTGACAGCATTATTAGTAATGGCAGTACAAATAAAGTCACTTTCTTTAAATATTGCCACATACAAAGTGTTTACGAAAGGAACATTTTTTAATATATCTATAAATGAATAAAATAAAAATATTAACGGCACTGCGTATATTTTAAAAAACTGGATTAGAGTTTGCGGAAACTGTGTGTATTGGTATAACAAACTGCCTGTTAGCAGAAACAAAAAGAGTGAGTTTACTCCTTTTTTAGACAAACCATGTCCTTTTGTGATGTTTTTAGAAATCTGTATGATTAAATCAGTAATATATGAAATTGGGTCAGTATCGATGTATTTATTATCAACATTTTGAGAAGAACGTTTATCAACAATATTTTGAGAAGAATGTTGATTAACTGTATAACTCAGTTCTTCATCTTGTATGTTTAATTTGTTTCCACTCTCTTGAGTCACAAAACGTGATTGTCTTTCGTGTATGAAATAGTTTCTTATTTTGATTACATTATCTCACGCAAAAAAACCATTCTCTTCATTAGTGCATCCAAACAATAGAATCGCTAGTCTGCAAAAGAATCTGTTACTATCTGTCTAAAAATCTGTTACAATCTGTTTTATCCCAAAATAATTTCGCTGTATAAATTTGTCAATCCACAGTTTTAACAATGCACAGGTTTTATTGTAAAACTTGTGTATTTTATCCACTTTTAACCCAATTTTTACACTAAAACGGTACGAAAAACGTAGGAAAATACACAGGTTTTATTAAAACCTCATAATTTGTGTATATTTGAGACACTCATGAAAAATCCCATTTGTCTAACTTCCATAATATTTTATATATAAAAGAATATGAGTGCCTAGGTACCTGCTGCAATTGTGATGAAATCGAAAAGCAAAATAAACAAGTTCAACTGAGCAGTTACAAAGAAATTAAACCATCTGTTAGGGCACAAAAATGAAAATGTATCTTTTCACTTTTGGAGAACATTAGAACTTGCCTTTAACAGCTTCTTGATTTCTACTTAAATTTAAAAATTTACACATTTCCTGTATGGTGAGGTAAAACGAGTTAACTTTAAACCCATCCTAATATCATTTTCCTTTTTTCCTTTTTCTTCTGCCAGGACTATCGGAAATCTCAAAGAATAAACCGGGAGGTGGGTCAAATTTATGAGCACCTCAACTTTGAAATTATGAGCGAAACAGACATGGACTATCTGCAAATACTGAGACTTAAGGAATACAAATGATTATAACTGATTCTACACACGCACAAATTTAACTTGAATAAAACCACAATTGCAGTGCGCCTCAATGCGAAATTTATCGTTGTCAAGTTAACTGCAGATTCAAAAAAAGAAAAAGGCTCAATTTATTCTTCTCCACCCTATCTTATTAATCGTGGGCCATCTGATCAAGCGCAGCTGCAATCGCCAGGATAAATGCGCTGTCCTGTCCAGGCTCGATCTCTACACCATAGGTATCTCTTATCCGGAACCATCTTTTTGAGACCTCTGCGACTTTTTCCCTACCGGCTTCAATCTTATACTCATGGTCCAGAATATTGCCTCGGACATCCATCTCAGGCCCATTTGCCACTTCAACTTTCCAGCGGTCGCGAAGAGGTGAGATCAGGGCTTTTTTGATCGTTGCGACTGTTTTTCCATCCGCATCCTGGATGCCCATCGTATCCTTTATCCTGAGAAGCTTCTCCTGGAGTCTATATACCTCATTACCCTGCACATCCCTGATAATCAGGGTGTCACGCAGGCGGATAGCTTTGCCGTCCACGTAGAATTCCCTCTCTCCAGTTTCGTTTTCTATCCAGTAGTCATCTCCTATGGAAACAAGTTTTTCGTGCATTTTGTAGCGTTGTATGCTTTCTTCTCCACGGCCCCTGAGACCGCCCATAATTCGTCTCATCAAAATCACTCCTTTTGTTTACTACATTTACGTACCTTTGAGGGCTTTACGTACCCTTGAAGGCATTTATTTATCCTGTTATTGAATAAGGGAAGATTATACTGTTAGCTTACCGGCCCCGACAACCTGTGACATTGGAACCTGCTTCCAATTATAGTCTAAGTTACCCTTCAGACTGCTCAGAAATGTTCCCCCACACGAATCACACGAATAAATGAATAAATGAATAAATATGCAGTACTAAATATGTATTATTTTATAATTTTAATATTTATAATATATATGGACTTCATTTTACAAACTGCAGTTAAGCTGCTCTTTATTGATTTATTATATCCCCATTTCCCGCAGATTTCTATTTCAAATAAAGCTTTAACCTTCAGTTGCTCCCGATTCCCTGCAAGAGTTTTTCCATTGCCTGATCAACGGTAAAGCTTGCTGCTTTCTGGCGCGGAGGAAATTCTTTAAACGTTGCCAAAAAGTCACCAACTACACCCTGGGCAGGCACCAGCAGGAAAGCATGGTCAAGAAGCCAGTCATAATAGGTGTTTGAAGTTTGATCCGCCCTCTCATAAGGGTCTGTACGCAGGTTGAATATTTTCGGTATTCGCAGTGGGACAAAAGGTTCAGCCCAGACCTGTAATGTACCGGTAGCGCGCTGCTCCATAAAGACCATTTTCCAGTTATCATACCTGAGAGCTACCAGGTCTCCATCGTCAGAGAAGTAAAAGAACCCGATACGTGGAGATTTCTCCTCCTTCCCGGTCAGGTAGGGAAGCAGGTTATAGCCGTCAAGATGAACTTTAAAAGTTTTGTCCTCTGCCTTGTAACCTTTCTTGAGCTTTTCCTTGATATCCGTCTCTCCGGCTGCTGCAAGCAAAGTGGGCAGCCAGTCAAGATGGCTCACAATCTCGTTAGAAACCATGCCTGCCGGAATCTTGCCAGGCCAGCGCATTACCTCAGGCACGCGGAAAGCTCCCTCCCAGCAGGAGTTTTTCTCATTGCGGAACGGGGTCATGGCTGCATCGGGCCAGGTATTCATATGGGGCCCGTTGTCTGTGCTGTAGACAACAATAGTGTCTTCCGCAATACCAAGCTCGTCTAGCAAATTCAAAATTATCCCCACCTGCCGGTCATGTTCTATCATGCCGTCATGGTATTCCGATTGCCAGCGCCCGGACTGTCCCCTTATTCTGTCTGGAATATGTACCCTGAAATGCATCCAGGTTGTATTTAACCAGACAAAAAACGGTTTTTCAGCCGCATGATGTCGTTTGATAAAATCAATGGCTGCATCCAGAAATTCCAGATCTACGGTTTCCATGCGTTTTCTGGTCAGCGGGCCTGTGTCCTCGACGCGACCGTTGGCATAGCTGTGGATTACACCCCTTGGACCATAATTCTTCCGGAAATTGGGAAAATCTTTCTCAGCGGGATAGTCAGGGTTTTCCGGTTCCTCTTCAGCATTCAGGTGGTAGAGATTGCCATAAAATTCATCGAAACCATGGTTGGTGGGCAGATATTCGTCCAGGTCTCCAAAATGGTTCTTTCCAAACTGTCCTGTGGCATAACCCAGCGGTTTCAGCAGTTCGGCGATTGTAGGGTCTTCTGGATGAATTCCCACTCTGGCTCCTGGCATTCCCACCTTGCTCAACCCTGTACGGAATACGCTCTGTCCTGTGATAAAAGCTGCTCTCCCGGCAGTACAGCTCTGCTCCCCGTAAGAGTCTGTAAATCTGATACCTTCGTTTGCTATCCGATCAATGTTTGGCGTTCGATATCCCATCAGCCCATCGCTGTAGCAGCTAAGGTTGGTGATTCCTATGTCATCTCCCCAGATGACCAGTATATTTGGTTTCTTTTCTTCCATTCTTAACCCTCCAAATAGAATGGTTTATGGCTCGGTCGTTTATGGCTCGGTCGGCAATTTAAAGCAACCTTCCGAAGTTTGATAGATAAATTTAATTTTTTTCTTCGCTATACCCCGTTTATCTCACAATCGCATAATTGATCCAGACTACATCTGAACCCTTTGCTTTACCTAATTCTCGTTTCCCCTTTCGCGTTAGTTTTCCTGAGACCATGGCAACGTTTAAACTTTCGGCCGCTGCCGCAGGGACAGGGATCATTTCGCCCTGCCCGGGCAAAAGCATCTTCTAGAGCCATAACTCGCATAACTTCCGAAGCTGGGTAACCTCTGCGAATTAAGCCTGCCAGAATCTGCATCGGAAAGTCGATATGCCGGAAGAAAGCTTTCCAGCCCTCGCATAGGTAGTTCAGTCCGGTTTCCCCGGCAGGAGTGGTAAGGAAGCGGTTTTTAGGGCATTCCCCCTGGCAGGCAAAGAGTACCTCACATTCCCGGCATACCTGTGGGAGAGTGTCGCATTTGTCCTGTCCGAACCTGTACTGCTTTTCCAAAGCAGCAAGCTCAGAAATCTCTTTTTCCATAATATTGCCAAGCAGATAGTCAGGTTCCACAAAATGGTCGCATGAATAAAGATCGCCATTGTGTTCCAGAGCAAGCCCAGTACCGCACGTTTCCTCAAAAACGCACATTCCTGAAGGCATACCAAGCCATCTTCGCGCAGAAGCTTCAAAAGTCTGCACGAATATCTTTCCCACATCGTTTCTTACCCACTCGTCAAAAATGTGGTTCAGGAAATTGCCAAACTGCTCTGGCTGCACAGAACGGTTCGAAACTGTGTCTCCTCTCTGATAAAGAGTATGTCCCTCTTCATTGATTCGCTCTACAACCGGAATAAACTGCATCCAATCTGTTCCTGCTTCATCCCTAAGGAAGCGGTAGACTTCAAGTGGATAATCGGCATTGGCCCTGTTTACTGTGGTCAGGACATTGTATTCAACACCGTGTTTTTGCAACAGTCGAAGCCCCTTCATGACCTGGTCGAAAGTTCCATTGCCTTTTTTGTCCACCCGGTAAGCATCGTGCAATTCACGAGGACCGTCGATGCTGATCCCTATAAGAAAATTGTTTTCCTTAAAAAACCGGCACCACTCGTCATCCAGCAGCGTGCCGTTTGTTTGCATCGTATTTTCGAAAGATATGCCTGGTTTTCTGTATTTTTCCTGCAGTTCGATTGCACGCCGGTAAAAATCTATTCCCATAAGTGTGGGTTCCCCTCCCTGCCAGGCGACGGTTACCTGCGGGCTGTGGTGGGCTTCGATAAGCTGACGGATGTAGTTTTCCAGAACTTTGTCTGACATGCGGAACTTGCTGCCTGGGTAGAGTGCTTCTTTAGCCAGGAAGAAGCAGTAGGAGCAAGCAAGGTTACAGATAGCTCCTGTTGGTTTTGCCAGCACATGAATGCGTGGAGGCAGATGGTTTTTTGTCATTTTCGCTCCAGTTTCTAATTATTCGTTGATTCTTCCGGGTTTTGAAGCAATAGCCAGCCTGAGTATATTAAGTATAATTAGAATACTGGCCTTCAGGCAGTATTTCTGTTTACTGCTGTGACAATACCATGCGTGTTTCAGTTTCTCTGCCCCTTCTTTCCCCTATATGTTAGTATCAAATTATGTTAGTATCAAATCATTGTTCTTGTCTTACAATAAATTCCAAAAAACTGCATTTTCTGAGGGACGATTTATCGATCAAAGATGGGTAAGGAACTAAATTTTTGCTCTACCCTATGAACTCTTATTTATTCATGAACTGTTATTCTTGCCCTAAACTCGATTTCAGAAATATTTCAGAAACATTCGTATTTCCTGAGTATGTAGTTTTTCACTCAAATTTCAGTATACAGGTGCAGTTTCTTCCTCGGCAAAGGCTTCACGTAGTTTGTTTTCTTCTTCTTTAGACAAGTTAGAAGCAATTAGTTCAAATTTCATTTCACTGGCAGCTTCTGACACCTTATCCTGAACTGCATCACTGGTCATCAGGAAAAGAGCTGACGTACCTTCTGTCACTTTGCTCTGGACTGACCCGTATAAAACATCAGTTTGTTGCTTATGCGCTTTAAGATCAGTTTGTCAATAGAGACGAAATCATCATCTCTACGCTATTGTAAATCTTGAAAAAGCTGGGTTTTCTGTCTTCATCCTTAGCTACAAGTTCTCTGCTGTCTTAGCATGCCGCAAAATAGTAACCAGGAATAAGTATCGATTAAATCTCTCGTTAACCCCAACTGAACCTTCGAGATTTTTCCCCAAGCTCGTCATTCAATAATTTACTTTAAATAATTCTTCTTTTACACATATTATTTTATGCATATTGATTTATTTTATCGGGTCTTTTAAACGTGATTATCTTTAATATCGAAGATGTTCTATTCTTTCTTGCTGATCTTATTTTCATTTTAAGTTCTCACTCTATTCGGAAGCTGTTAACTCAGTTTTCTGGTTAGCAAAATGAACAACGATGTCAGAAGAAGGCATTGCTATATTTGCATTTATTAGAGCCTTATAAATTACCGTATTCAGTTTTTCAGATACTTTTTTATTGTTAACTATCGCCTGACCAAACCCTGCATCGGTAGGAGAAAGCATAACTCCTATAAGACCTGCTTCTGCAAGTGTTATATTCTTAAAAAGAAAAGCAGCAATAATAGCTCCAAAGACTATTGTAAGCGGCATGCCAATAAGTAGAAGCCGGCCTGGAAGTTTTTCTTCACGCAATAGTGCCTGCAAATCAATTTTTGAGGCATCCGAAAATAAAGTCAGGACAAGCGCCAGCTCAGCTAAATTAAGAATAAAAGTGCTGCTTGAAGAGAGATTTACCAGGTAAAGTCCTTCTGGACTGAGCAGCATTCCTGCTGCCACAAAGATCATAGGGGCTGTGACTACAGTGTCTGAGATCTTTCGGGAAGCAAGGCCAAAGAGGAAGAGCAACACTGCAAAAGCTATGAAATAAATTGTGATTTCTGACGTTATGGAAATCCCTTTTGTTTCAGGTTATGCTCTCACATTTGTGCAGTCGATTGTTTCAATATCTGTTTTTGATATCAGTACATTGTGCATCCGTTTTTTCCTTAGAAGTTCTTTATTTTATCCGCTTTACCGAGGGTGGTGTCCACCTATTCTCAAGGATATCTATTTTGGGCCAATAAGTTCGGAGATATAATGTGAAATCAGACTCTGGTGCAGGTAACCAGTTGGGAAGTTTTTCCTCTTCTGGAGGTTCAGCCTGTACGTAAAGAGTTAGTGATCCATCGGTGCCATATTGTAGATTCCTGTTCTTTGTGCCCAGAGAGTAGCGGTTCAGAGTATTTGGAGCAAAGAAGTGATATTCGTTATAAAGCGTGAGTGACCAGAAACCTTTAACTGGTGGAAGCATACCTCTGGAAAAGATAACCGTGTAATAATGGCCTCCGTTCAGCCGTTCCCCCGCAGCATCGAGATCCTGGTAGAAGTACTTTGTCTCCAGTGGCTGGTTAACAAAAATATTTGATTTGGCAACAGCTGTGCGTGTAAAATAATCCGTACCGAAAACAGCGCCGTTTGTTATAGTTGTCCAGTTATATGGACAGGGAATACCGTAGTTCCGGAACTGGAAAAGTGGTTTGATAAGCTCTTTGTCTGCCTCGATGGAGGCCTGCTGGAGTACATTTTTGAGAGTTGTATTCTCATCTGCAGCTTTCAGGACTGCACGAATTTGTTCGTAGAGCGTCTCCTCACTTGGAAGTGGCGGAACCTCGTCCAGAACCTGAGGCAGCACTTCAGGAAAAGCCTCAGGCACAACCCACTGTACCTCTTCCTCGCCTCCTCCTATGGACGGAAATTCAGGGGTCTTTGACCAGTCTTTTGTTTTTATCTCTCCTGTGAACTGGCTCAGGGGATATGCCATGATCTGACTGATTAGTGGCTGGATTTTTTTCCTGTCATCGGGGGTGTCGTTCATAAAGACACGTGGAATAATAACACCAATATTGGTAGGTGACCGAAAGACATCTTTGACGCCTTTTGGTAGATCCCCTTTCCATTCCGGACCGACAAGCATATAGAATCCAGGTTCAGTCCCATACATTTTCCCAAGCCTTGTAAAGCCGTCAGTACGCTGGTCACATGCCTGATAGACCCAGAACCTGTCCCCAAAGTCCGGCACCTGAACGATAACAGGCTCACGGTCAAGAGAAATAATGCCAAAACCATATACTACATCCTGATTCGGGCAGGCGACAATCCGTTCCATCGGGTCTATGTAATCGGTTAACATGCTTAACTGATTTAAAGGTGCTACAGGCACAATCCCACCAGCCAGGCCAGGCTCTGGAACTTTCTGAAATATGGTGTGGCGATTGTGCATGTTCACCATTGGCCAGGTCATAAAGTAAGCCAGCCGTCCAAGCATCCTGACGTATTCCTCTGTCAGACGTGTTCCGGCGATAGGCCCTGAAACTGATTTTGTTTCCATATATATTCCCCCTTCCTTTAGTATGAAAAACCTATTACTTGCAGGTATTCTCATTAAGTATGTTTGTTATTCAAAGAATTTCATTCCCGTTTTGTCATCCTTATAGTTGATCGGTTTTTTAGATTTCCACATCTCCTTTTACTTTCCTGGCTCTGAAGAAGAGTTTTTTTGATCATGGGCCTCTTCTTCAGGCATTTCTATCCTTTTCCCCATCTCACCTCCTATAAACATCAGTAGGATAAGGCCTGCAAGTGCCACTACCATTATCATGACCATTACGTCCGGGTCTGTGAAATTGAGCGTGGCAATTGCCAAGGCTGCCGAAAGGTTGCGCTGGGCTGTCCCGAGGGCAAGCACTCTCTTGATAGGCCTGTTGGATCCTCCGAGGAAGTAGCCTATGACAAATGAAACAAGCACAAAAACTACCGCTACCATAACCGCTGTAGTCCCGATGACATTAACAAGGTCTGAGAAATAAACCACAAAGAAAGCCACAAAAAGGACAAATAAGGAGCGAGCATGGGTATGAATATGAAATTGGCTACGATGGAGAAGATTACCAGTTTCGTGTTTCTTAGTGGGACAAGTATCTGCTGAACTGTAAGGGAGAAACCCATGGCAAGCATGCTGGAGAGTACGAAAATCAATGTCGAAAGGATACCAATTGTTTCAAGGAAACTCAAAAATGGAACAGGCTCAACCATTCTTCCTCCCTTCAGTTCAAAATCTCTCAGTTTATATGACGCAGCGTAAAACCCCTGAATCTTTAGCTCAGGGGATATAAACGTCAACTTCCTCACGTTCTCTTGTTATTGATTTTGTATACTTACTTGTATTATTAACATTAATATGTTTATAGATACAGACACCACAACCCAAAATACGAAAACCAAGTTGAGGGAGTTGGAGAACAGAGTATCTTTCATACCTGGAGGGATCGGGAACGTTAAGCCGGAGAAAACCGGAAGTCGAAAGACATCTCAAGTATAATCTAATGCACATATTCTATTTCACCTTCGGAACGAGGGGCTAGGACCTGTATG contains these protein-coding regions:
- a CDS encoding DUF1254 domain-containing protein translates to METKSVSGPIAGTRLTEEYVRMLGRLAYFMTWPMVNMHNRHTIFQKVPEPGLAGGIVPVAPLNQLSMLTDYIDPMERIVACPNQDVVYGFGIISLDREPVIVQVPDFGDRFWVYQACDQRTDGFTRLGKMYGTEPGFYMLVGPEWKGDLPKGVKDVFRSPTNIGVIIPRVFMNDTPDDRKKIQPLISQIMAYPLSQFTGEIKTKDWSKTPEFPSIGGGEEEVQWVVPEAFPEVLPQVLDEVPPLPSEETLYEQIRAVLKAADENTTLKNVLQQASIEADKELIKPLFQFRNYGIPCPYNWTTITNGAVFGTDYFTRTAVAKSNIFVNQPLETKYFYQDLDAAGERLNGGHYYTVIFSRGMLPPVKGFWSLTLYNEYHFFAPNTLNRYSLGTKNRNLQYGTDGSLTLYVQAEPPEEEKLPNWLPAPESDFTLYLRTYWPKIDILENRWTPPSVKRIK
- a CDS encoding anaerobic sulfatase maturase, producing the protein MTKNHLPPRIHVLAKPTGAICNLACSYCFFLAKEALYPGSKFRMSDKVLENYIRQLIEAHHSPQVTVAWQGGEPTLMGIDFYRRAIELQEKYRKPGISFENTMQTNGTLLDDEWCRFFKENNFLIGISIDGPRELHDAYRVDKKGNGTFDQVMKGLRLLQKHGVEYNVLTTVNRANADYPLEVYRFLRDEAGTDWMQFIPVVERINEEGHTLYQRGDTVSNRSVQPEQFGNFLNHIFDEWVRNDVGKIFVQTFEASARRWLGMPSGMCVFEETCGTGLALEHNGDLYSCDHFVEPDYLLGNIMEKEISELAALEKQYRFGQDKCDTLPQVCRECEVLFACQGECPKNRFLTTPAGETGLNYLCEGWKAFFRHIDFPMQILAGLIRRGYPASEVMRVMALEDAFARAGRNDPCPCGSGRKFKRCHGLRKTNAKGETRIR
- a CDS encoding cation:proton antiporter; the protein is MLFLFGLASRKISDTVVTAPMIFVAAGMLLSPEGLYLVNLSSSSTFILNLAELALVLTLFSDASKIDLQALLREEKLPGRLLLIGMPLTIVFGAIIAAFLFKNITLAEAGLIGVMLSPTDAGFGQAIVNNKKVSEKLNTVIYKALINANIAMPSSDIVVHFANQKTELTASE
- a CDS encoding LURP-one-related/scramblase family protein, giving the protein MRRIMGGLRGRGEESIQRYKMHEKLVSIGDDYWIENETGEREFYVDGKAIRLRDTLIIRDVQGNEVYRLQEKLLRIKDTMGIQDADGKTVATIKKALISPLRDRWKVEVANGPEMDVRGNILDHEYKIEAGREKVAEVSKRWFRIRDTYGVEIEPGQDSAFILAIAAALDQMAHD
- a CDS encoding arylsulfatase, translated to MEEKKPNILVIWGDDIGITNLSCYSDGLMGYRTPNIDRIANEGIRFTDSYGEQSCTAGRAAFITGQSVFRTGLSKVGMPGARVGIHPEDPTIAELLKPLGYATGQFGKNHFGDLDEYLPTNHGFDEFYGNLYHLNAEEEPENPDYPAEKDFPNFRKNYGPRGVIHSYANGRVEDTGPLTRKRMETVDLEFLDAAIDFIKRHHAAEKPFFVWLNTTWMHFRVHIPDRIRGQSGRWQSEYHDGMIEHDRQVGIILNLLDELGIAEDTIVVYSTDNGPHMNTWPDAAMTPFRNEKNSCWEGAFRVPEVMRWPGKIPAGMVSNEIVSHLDWLPTLLAAAGETDIKEKLKKGYKAEDKTFKVHLDGYNLLPYLTGKEEKSPRIGFFYFSDDGDLVALRYDNWKMVFMEQRATGTLQVWAEPFVPLRIPKIFNLRTDPYERADQTSNTYYDWLLDHAFLLVPAQGVVGDFLATFKEFPPRQKAASFTVDQAMEKLLQGIGSN